A genomic window from Streptomyces brevispora includes:
- a CDS encoding sugar phosphate isomerase/epimerase family protein: MKLAFSTLGVPGLPLSEVVRLAVEHGYQGVELRAHPEEPVHPGLSMLERAEVVEEFKRGGIEILTVAGYVRAASEGDDQPVLDELAGLVELARDLGARNVRVFPGGGDQDPATADVTAARRLAAAAPYAADMGVRILLETHDSHREGAAVARVVGTVGHGSIGALWDIMHTWLAGEDPAASHAVLAPHLGYVQVKDIASAEVTEPLALGAGVLPLRACLDTLDADSWVCWEYEKRWHPGAAELPGLLSAGREHLLRLGAPKQ; encoded by the coding sequence AAGCTCGCTTTCTCCACCCTCGGGGTGCCGGGGCTGCCGCTATCCGAGGTCGTCCGGCTGGCGGTCGAGCACGGCTACCAGGGGGTGGAGCTGCGCGCCCACCCCGAGGAGCCGGTGCACCCGGGGCTCTCGATGCTCGAACGGGCCGAGGTGGTCGAGGAGTTCAAGCGGGGCGGGATCGAGATCCTGACCGTGGCGGGTTATGTCCGGGCCGCGTCCGAGGGGGACGACCAGCCGGTGCTGGACGAGCTCGCGGGCCTGGTGGAGCTGGCCCGGGACCTGGGTGCGCGGAACGTCCGGGTCTTCCCCGGCGGCGGCGACCAGGACCCCGCCACGGCCGACGTGACCGCCGCCCGCAGGCTGGCCGCCGCCGCCCCGTACGCCGCTGACATGGGCGTACGCATCCTGCTGGAGACCCACGACTCGCACCGCGAGGGGGCCGCCGTGGCCCGTGTGGTGGGCACGGTGGGGCACGGGAGCATCGGTGCGCTGTGGGACATCATGCACACCTGGCTGGCCGGTGAGGACCCTGCCGCGAGCCACGCCGTGCTGGCCCCGCACCTGGGATACGTACAGGTGAAGGACATCGCGTCGGCCGAGGTCACCGAGCCCCTCGCGCTGGGCGCCGGGGTGCTGCCGCTGAGGGCGTGCCTGGACACCCTGGACGCGGACAGCTGGGTCTGCTGGGAGTACGAGAAGCGCTGGCACCCGGGGGCGGCGGAGCTGCCGGGGCTGCTGAGCGCCGGGCGTGAGCACCTGCTGCGGCTGGGCGCGCCGAAGCAGTAG